In Catenulispora sp. MAP5-51, the genomic stretch GACTCCCTGGAACTCGCCGACGTTCCCGAGCCCGCCCCGAACGCCGACGAGGCCGTGGTCGCGGTCGAGGCCTTCTCCGTCAACCGCGGCGAGGCGATGCTCCTGAACGGTGCCTACGGCACCCCGGCCGACCGAGGCAGGAGGCTCGGGCAGGACATCGCCGGCGTGGTGGTCCAGGCAGCCGGCGACGGCTCCGGCCCGGCCGTCGGCACGCGCGTCGTCGGGCACCCGGAGGGCGCCGGCTGGGCTGAGCAGGTCGCCGTGCCGACCACCAAGCTCGCCGTGATGCCCATGGGCCTGGCCGCGACCACCGCCGCCACGCTTCCGCTGGCCGGACTGACGGCGCTGCGCCTGGTCCGGGCCGCCGGTGACGTCCTGGGCCGCAGAGCCCTGCTGACCGCCGCGGCCGGCGGTGTCGGCTTCTTCCTGACGGAACTGCTGGCCGGGGCCGGCGCCGACATCGTCGCGGTGACGTCGAATCGGGCGCGGGCCGCGCGGCTGAAGGAATTGGGCGCGACAAAGGTCGTCGCGCGCGCGGCCGACGCCGAAGGCGCATTCGACGTGATCTTCGAATCCGTCGGCGGACGCGAGTTCTCCGACGCGGTCGCCAAGGCCGCGCCCGGCGCGACGCTGCTCTGGTACGGCCAGGCCGGATTGGAGCCGGTGGCGCTGGACTTCTTCGCCCTGATTCCCAGCACACCCCTGACGATCAAGCACGTCCCGCACTGGGTCTCGCCCACGACCGACGGCCAGGACATCGCCACCCTGGTCCGGCTGACCGCCGAGGGCCGGCTGCATCCGGAGATCGGGCGGATCGCCGACTGGCTCGACACCGCCAAAGCCCTGGATGACGTCTACGAGCGACGCGTCCAGGGCAATGCGGTGCTGACGATCGGCTGAGCCACATTCACCGCAGCCAGACAGCCGCGTCCGGCGGCAGCATCCCCTCCACCAGATCCGTGCTCTGCAACATGATCTCCCCGTGCCGCGGCAGCTTGACGGCCGCCGACGACAGGTTCACCACGCAGCGGAAGGAGTCGCCTCTGACGAAGTCCAGCACCGCCTCGGCGCTCGGCAACCACCGCATCGGCCCGTCTCCGAGGTCTGCTTCTTCGCGGCGGATCCGCAGTGCCGTGCGGTACAGCTCCAGCATCGAGCGGGGATCGCCGGTCTGGGTCTGGACGGTCAGTCCGGACCAGCCCGCCGGCTGCGGCAGCCACGGCTGCGCCGCGGCGCCGGCCGGCGAGAAGCCGAACGGCGCGGCCTCGCCGGACCACGGCAGCGGTACCCGGCAGCCGTCGCGGCCCGGGTCGGTGCCGCCGGTGCGCTGCCAGATCGGGTCCTGGCGCAGGTCGGACGGGATGCCCTCGACCTCCCACAGGCCCAGCTCGTCGCCCTGGTAGACGTACACCGCGCCCGGCAGCGCGAACGTCAGCATCGCCGCCGCCCGGGCGCGGCGGGTGCCGAGCTCGACGTCCACCGGGCGGCCGTGTTCGCGGCGGTCCATGCCGAACGAGGTGTCGGCGCGGCCGTAGCGGGTGACGTGCCGGTCGACGTCGTGGTTGGACAGTACCCAGGTGGGCGGGGCGTCGACCGGCGCGTGGATGCGGATCGTCGCGTCGATGACGGAGCGCAGCTCGGCGGCGTCCCAGGCGCTGCACAGGTAGGGGAAGTTGAAGGCGCTGTGCAGTTCGTCGTCGTGGAAGTAGCGCGTGAAGCGCCCCGGGTCCGGGATCCACAGCTCGCCGATCAGTGCGCGGTCGCCGCCGTAGGACTCGGCGACCCGCCGCCAGGCGCGGTAGATCTCGTGGACGTCGTCGCGGTCCTCGTACGGGTGCGGGTGCGGATCGGAGGCCAGGTCGGGAAGCTCGGGATCCTTCGTCAGCAGGGCGGCGGAGTCGATGCGGACGCCGTCGGCGCCGCGGTCGAACCAGAACCGCAGGACGTCCTCGAACTCCGCTCGCACGTCCGGCGAGGCCCAGTTGAAGTCGGGCTGCTCGGGCGCGAACAGGTGCAGGTACCACTCGCCGGGCGTCCCGTCGGCGGCGGGGACCCGGGTCCAGGCCGGTCCGCCGAAGATGGACTGCCAGTCGTTCGGCGGGAGCGCGCCGTCCTGGCCGCGTCCGGGACGGAACCAGAACCGTGCCCGCTCCGGTGATCCCGGCTCGGCGGCCAGCGCGGCCTGGAACCAGGCGTGCTGGTCCGAGCAGTGGTTGGGGACGATGTCGATGATCACCTTGATGCCGAGGGTGTGGGCCTCGGTGATCAGCGCGTCGGCGTCGGCCAGGGTCCCGAACGCCGGCTCGATGTCGCGGTAGTCGGCGATGTCGTAGCCGGCGTCGGCCATCGGCGAGGGGAACCAGGGATTGAACCAGATCGCCTGGATCCCGAGGTCCGCCAGGTACGGCAGCCTGGCACGGACCCCCGGCAGGTCGCCGACACCGTCGCCGTCGGAGTCGGCGAAGCTGCGCGGGTAGACCTGGTAGATCGCGGCGCTGCGCCACCATGCGGCGGCCGTCGGCGGCTCGGCGATGGCCAGTGCCGTGTCGGCGTCTTCGACGTAGGTCACGGGGGTCCTGCTTTCTGGAGCTGGGTTTCAGGCAAGGGGGTACCGGCCGAACGGCTCGAGTGGGGGAGCAGTCCGATGGGGGAGTCAGGGGGAGTCAGGAGGAGGTGCCGCCGGTGCGGGCTATCCCTTCAGGCTGCCGGCGGTCAGACCGGACATGATGTTCCGCTGGAAGGCCAGGAAGAAGATGACGGCCGGGACGGCGGCGATGGCCGAGGCGGCGATCACCATGTTCTGCGGGGAGGTGTTCGCCGCGGAGGTGAGGCCGACGTTCAGCGTCTCGCGGGTCGGGCTGTAGCCGCCCTCGACCAGCTTCGGCCACAGGAAGTCCTTCCACACCGAGGTCACCGCGAAGATCGAGACCACCGCGAGGATCGGCCGCGACATCGGCAGCACGATCGACCACAGCGTCCGCATCCTGCCCGCGCCGTCGATCGCGGCCGCGGCCATCAACTCGTCCGGGATCGAGTCGAAGAACCGCTTGAGCA encodes the following:
- a CDS encoding zinc-binding dehydrogenase, whose product is MKALIATGNSALPDSLELADVPEPAPNADEAVVAVEAFSVNRGEAMLLNGAYGTPADRGRRLGQDIAGVVVQAAGDGSGPAVGTRVVGHPEGAGWAEQVAVPTTKLAVMPMGLAATTAATLPLAGLTALRLVRAAGDVLGRRALLTAAAGGVGFFLTELLAGAGADIVAVTSNRARAARLKELGATKVVARAADAEGAFDVIFESVGGREFSDAVAKAAPGATLLWYGQAGLEPVALDFFALIPSTPLTIKHVPHWVSPTTDGQDIATLVRLTAEGRLHPEIGRIADWLDTAKALDDVYERRVQGNAVLTIG
- a CDS encoding alpha-amylase family glycosyl hydrolase; translation: MAIAEPPTAAAWWRSAAIYQVYPRSFADSDGDGVGDLPGVRARLPYLADLGIQAIWFNPWFPSPMADAGYDIADYRDIEPAFGTLADADALITEAHTLGIKVIIDIVPNHCSDQHAWFQAALAAEPGSPERARFWFRPGRGQDGALPPNDWQSIFGGPAWTRVPAADGTPGEWYLHLFAPEQPDFNWASPDVRAEFEDVLRFWFDRGADGVRIDSAALLTKDPELPDLASDPHPHPYEDRDDVHEIYRAWRRVAESYGGDRALIGELWIPDPGRFTRYFHDDELHSAFNFPYLCSAWDAAELRSVIDATIRIHAPVDAPPTWVLSNHDVDRHVTRYGRADTSFGMDRREHGRPVDVELGTRRARAAAMLTFALPGAVYVYQGDELGLWEVEGIPSDLRQDPIWQRTGGTDPGRDGCRVPLPWSGEAAPFGFSPAGAAAQPWLPQPAGWSGLTVQTQTGDPRSMLELYRTALRIRREEADLGDGPMRWLPSAEAVLDFVRGDSFRCVVNLSSAAVKLPRHGEIMLQSTDLVEGMLPPDAAVWLR